A genomic segment from Halomonas sp. GD1P12 encodes:
- a CDS encoding LysR family transcriptional regulator, with protein MKKESLIENTAHLLARISFRQIRCFIAVAQNGSFMAAANVLGITQPAVSRSIREIESILNVSLFDRSLRGAVLTPHGRKLFDAAEAGIALMAEGVRATQDISGSRELLRIGALPNVCGLVLPAIIEDFQHVYPHTTIRIVSGANADLLARLRQGGLDLVIGRLSDTVSMKGLTFQHLYDEEIVFAVGAQHVLAQPGANVELRTVLEMPMLAPIPGTVIRQELERFLFRSGVVAPNFALESIDAGFINKIIRASNHVVVTVEALVTEARTSGDVVVLPIRDDALRGPVGLTMLPDTQPGPALRMLMQMFRENLPGASQHTKNDMKMMDKE; from the coding sequence TTGAAAAAGGAGTCTCTCATCGAAAATACCGCCCATCTGTTGGCGAGAATAAGCTTTCGTCAAATCCGTTGTTTCATTGCAGTGGCGCAAAATGGCAGTTTCATGGCGGCAGCGAACGTGCTCGGCATAACGCAGCCCGCTGTCTCTCGCTCAATTCGAGAGATCGAATCGATACTTAATGTCTCCCTGTTCGATCGATCGTTACGCGGCGCGGTACTCACGCCACACGGTCGAAAACTTTTCGATGCCGCCGAGGCTGGTATAGCGCTAATGGCGGAAGGTGTACGGGCGACCCAGGATATTAGCGGTAGTCGTGAGCTACTGCGCATTGGGGCGCTACCCAATGTCTGCGGCTTGGTATTACCCGCTATTATCGAAGATTTTCAGCATGTTTACCCACACACCACTATTCGTATCGTTTCGGGGGCCAATGCAGACCTTTTAGCGCGGCTGCGCCAGGGGGGGCTGGATCTGGTCATTGGAAGACTTTCAGATACCGTTTCCATGAAGGGCCTGACGTTTCAGCATCTCTATGACGAGGAGATCGTCTTTGCCGTGGGAGCGCAGCACGTGCTGGCGCAACCGGGTGCCAATGTTGAGCTTCGAACGGTGTTGGAAATGCCCATGCTGGCGCCAATTCCAGGGACTGTCATTCGTCAGGAGTTGGAGCGTTTTCTCTTTCGTAGCGGGGTAGTGGCGCCTAATTTCGCTCTGGAGTCCATCGATGCTGGGTTTATCAACAAGATCATACGCGCTTCAAATCATGTGGTGGTGACGGTTGAGGCACTAGTGACGGAGGCGCGTACCAGTGGAGACGTGGTGGTGCTGCCAATCCGCGATGATGCCTTACGCGGTCCGGTGGGACTAACCATGCTGCCTGATACGCAGCCGGGGCCGGCCTTGCGTATGCTGATGCAAATGTTTCGTGAGAACCTGCCAGGCGCTTCGCAACATACCAAAAATGATATGAAAATGATGGATAAAGAATAA
- a CDS encoding GntR family transcriptional regulator translates to MGNNDKSVASRLRKLIEDGFYPQGARLGEEAVANRLGVSRTPVRLAFRSLEQEGLLKRAGKRGYMVREFTNADIYCAVEVRGALEGLAAKRVAERGMADDLRGDLLFWIQKGQGVLEKGFLEDEDVERWIELNYRFHERIVSAAGSAVIGDAIARNNHLPFAAAASIVIDDNDLIKEFRKLQLAQLHHELIFQALDNGEGARAEMLMREHALIGLRYQELF, encoded by the coding sequence ATGGGCAATAACGATAAAAGCGTAGCCAGCCGATTGCGTAAGCTGATTGAGGATGGCTTCTATCCCCAGGGCGCGAGATTGGGTGAAGAAGCCGTGGCCAATCGCTTGGGTGTTTCCAGAACGCCTGTCAGGCTCGCATTTCGAAGCCTGGAGCAGGAGGGGCTTCTAAAGCGCGCGGGCAAGCGTGGTTATATGGTGCGGGAATTCACTAATGCGGACATCTACTGCGCCGTAGAAGTGCGTGGCGCGCTGGAGGGCTTGGCCGCCAAACGCGTCGCAGAGCGCGGTATGGCCGACGATCTGCGCGGCGATTTGCTTTTTTGGATCCAAAAAGGTCAGGGCGTGCTGGAGAAGGGGTTTCTTGAGGACGAGGATGTCGAGCGCTGGATCGAGCTCAATTACCGTTTTCACGAGCGGATCGTGAGTGCTGCCGGTAGCGCCGTCATTGGCGATGCCATTGCTCGTAACAACCATCTACCCTTTGCAGCGGCCGCTTCTATCGTGATTGATGATAATGACCTGATAAAGGAGTTTCGAAAGCTACAGTTGGCTCAATTACATCACGAGCTTATCTTTCAGGCACTGGACAATGGCGAAGGTGCACGGGCTGAAATGCTGATGCGCGAGCACGCTCTGATTGGCCTTCGCTATCAGGAGCTTTTTTGA
- a CDS encoding aromatic ring-hydroxylating oxygenase subunit alpha has protein sequence MTHQAPYPQNTWYVACTPDEISEKPLGRTICNKQLVFFRGDEGRIAAMEDFCPHRGAPLSLGFVRDGKLVCGYHGLEMNCSGKCDSMPGQRVRGFPSVRTYPVEERYGFIWIWPGDSDKADTSLIPVLEWADNPEWAYGGGLYHIGCEYRLMIDNLMDLTHETYVHASSIGQPEIEEAAPDTNVNGDEVVTRREMENIPAPPFWQAALRGNGLADDVPVDRWQICRFTPPSHVLIEVGVAHAGNGGAKAPADKKASSIVVDFITPESDTSIWYFWGMARNFKPEDQALTDKIREGQGKIFEEDLEMLEAQQRNLLRYPDRQLLKLNIDGGGVQARRIIDRILSEEREAAGTEASV, from the coding sequence GTGACTCATCAAGCCCCCTATCCCCAGAACACCTGGTACGTTGCGTGCACACCTGACGAGATTTCTGAAAAGCCCCTCGGGCGAACCATTTGCAATAAGCAGCTGGTTTTCTTTCGCGGTGATGAAGGCCGCATCGCCGCCATGGAGGATTTCTGCCCTCACCGTGGTGCGCCGCTCTCATTGGGGTTCGTGCGCGACGGTAAGCTGGTGTGCGGTTATCACGGCTTGGAAATGAACTGTAGCGGCAAGTGCGACAGCATGCCCGGCCAGCGCGTACGCGGCTTTCCCAGCGTCCGGACGTATCCGGTCGAGGAGCGCTACGGGTTTATCTGGATCTGGCCAGGCGATTCTGACAAGGCGGACACGAGCCTCATTCCCGTGCTCGAGTGGGCGGATAACCCCGAGTGGGCCTATGGCGGCGGACTCTATCATATTGGCTGCGAATACCGGCTGATGATCGATAACCTCATGGATCTGACTCACGAGACCTACGTTCACGCCTCCAGTATCGGCCAGCCGGAGATCGAAGAGGCCGCGCCGGATACCAACGTCAACGGCGATGAAGTCGTCACCCGCCGCGAGATGGAGAACATTCCGGCCCCGCCGTTTTGGCAAGCGGCGCTGCGCGGCAACGGCCTGGCCGACGATGTCCCGGTGGACCGCTGGCAGATCTGTCGCTTCACCCCGCCAAGCCACGTGCTGATCGAAGTGGGCGTCGCTCATGCCGGTAATGGCGGGGCCAAGGCGCCGGCAGACAAGAAGGCGTCGAGTATCGTGGTCGACTTCATTACACCGGAGTCGGATACCTCGATCTGGTACTTCTGGGGCATGGCGCGCAACTTCAAACCCGAGGATCAGGCGCTGACCGACAAGATCCGCGAAGGCCAGGGCAAGATTTTCGAGGAGGATCTGGAGATGCTCGAGGCGCAACAGCGCAATCTGCTCAGGTACCCGGACCGCCAGCTTCTGAAGCTCAACATCGACGGCGGCGGCGTACAGGCACGCCGGATCATCGACCGCATTCTTTCCGAGGAGCGCGAAGCCGCAGGCACGGAGGCGAGCGTATGA
- a CDS encoding PDR/VanB family oxidoreductase: MTHTAPSMIVEVKARHVEARDIVTFELADPHGRELPAFSAGAHIDVRVKEGLVRQYSLCNHSNDRDRYLIGVLRDANSRGGSHAMHDELQVGDLVPISAPKNHFPLEPAEHTLLLAGGIGITPLLCMAERLAHTDAGFELHYCTRSQERTAFYQRLKDSSFAERVHFHFDDGDASQHLNLEALLGHPRADTHVYVCGPKGFIDAVMTTCKASGWPEDQVHTEYFSGADISSDDDGSFEVRIASSGASFTVPADKTVHQVLAENGIEIMVSCEQGVCGTCLTRVLEGEPDHRDLYLEEHEHAANDQFTPCCSRAKSSVLVLDL; the protein is encoded by the coding sequence ATGACCCACACCGCCCCCTCGATGATCGTGGAGGTCAAGGCGCGCCACGTCGAGGCGCGCGATATCGTTACCTTCGAGCTTGCCGACCCTCACGGGCGGGAGCTGCCGGCGTTCAGCGCCGGCGCGCATATCGATGTGCGCGTCAAGGAAGGGCTGGTGCGCCAGTACTCGCTTTGCAACCATTCAAATGACCGTGACCGTTATCTGATCGGTGTGCTGCGCGATGCCAATTCACGCGGCGGCTCCCACGCCATGCACGATGAGCTCCAGGTCGGCGATCTGGTGCCAATCAGCGCGCCGAAAAATCACTTTCCGCTCGAGCCCGCCGAGCACACGCTGCTGTTGGCCGGCGGTATCGGTATTACGCCGCTTTTATGCATGGCCGAACGTCTGGCGCATACCGACGCTGGATTCGAGCTGCACTACTGTACCCGCTCCCAGGAGCGCACGGCATTTTATCAACGCCTAAAGGACTCGAGTTTCGCCGAACGCGTGCACTTTCACTTCGACGACGGCGACGCCAGCCAGCACCTGAACCTCGAAGCGCTGCTCGGCCACCCCAGGGCCGATACCCACGTTTACGTATGCGGCCCCAAGGGTTTCATCGATGCGGTCATGACCACCTGCAAGGCTAGCGGCTGGCCGGAGGATCAGGTGCATACCGAGTACTTCAGCGGCGCCGACATCTCGAGTGACGACGATGGTAGCTTCGAGGTGCGCATCGCCAGCAGCGGTGCAAGCTTCACCGTGCCGGCGGACAAGACCGTCCATCAAGTGCTGGCCGAAAACGGTATCGAGATCATGGTCTCTTGTGAGCAGGGCGTGTGCGGCACCTGCCTGACCCGCGTGCTCGAAGGCGAGCCGGATCACCGCGACCTGTATCTGGAAGAGCACGAGCACGCGGCCAACGACCAGTTCACGCCGTGCTGTTCACGTGCTAAAAGCAGCGTACTCGTATTGGACCTTTAA
- a CDS encoding TRAP transporter substrate-binding protein: MKKIPTTVTRAALMSALVFLPAAAQAQTTLRLAHVWPGGSMVDSALFQAWADSVSEASGGELDVEVFPSQTLAKSAQTYDSTARGIADIGASAQGYTSGRFPLTQIVELPGVSSSAREGACILQSLYDQGYLEDEYADTRPLFFFTTGPGYLHTKERQIEKPEDLAGLRLRRPTSVVGDMMERLGAQAVGMPAPDVFTAMQRGVVDGLSFNWEGMKTFRLSELANYHTEVPLYDLSLFAVMNQRNYDALPVELRQVIDEHSGMAWSMRAAEVYDTLIAEGRQEAVEAGHTFIEIDDALTDPDWGPVLQETIDRYLNEVGGNAQEIYDTAMSLKAECAVSDA; encoded by the coding sequence ATGAAAAAAATCCCGACAACCGTGACACGTGCCGCGCTGATGAGCGCGCTCGTTTTCTTACCCGCCGCCGCCCAGGCCCAGACCACGCTGCGCCTGGCCCACGTTTGGCCCGGCGGCTCGATGGTCGACAGCGCGCTCTTTCAGGCCTGGGCCGACAGCGTCAGCGAAGCGTCCGGCGGCGAGCTCGACGTGGAGGTGTTTCCCAGCCAAACGCTCGCCAAGTCTGCCCAGACGTATGACAGCACTGCCCGCGGCATTGCCGATATCGGCGCCTCGGCCCAGGGTTATACGTCCGGACGCTTCCCCTTGACGCAGATCGTCGAGCTGCCCGGCGTCTCCTCGAGCGCCCGCGAAGGCGCCTGTATTCTGCAGTCGCTCTATGACCAGGGCTACCTGGAGGACGAGTATGCCGACACCCGGCCACTGTTTTTCTTTACCACCGGCCCGGGTTACCTGCACACCAAAGAGCGCCAGATCGAAAAGCCCGAGGACCTGGCCGGCCTGCGGCTGCGCCGGCCCACCTCGGTGGTCGGTGACATGATGGAGCGGCTGGGGGCCCAGGCCGTCGGTATGCCGGCGCCAGACGTCTTCACTGCCATGCAGCGCGGTGTCGTCGACGGGCTGAGCTTCAACTGGGAAGGCATGAAGACCTTCCGCCTCAGCGAGCTGGCGAACTACCACACCGAAGTACCGCTTTACGATCTCTCGCTGTTTGCCGTTATGAACCAGCGTAACTACGATGCCCTGCCGGTAGAGCTTCGCCAGGTGATCGATGAACACAGCGGCATGGCATGGTCGATGCGCGCCGCCGAGGTCTACGACACGCTGATTGCCGAAGGTCGCCAGGAGGCCGTCGAGGCGGGCCACACGTTCATCGAGATCGACGATGCGCTCACCGACCCCGACTGGGGCCCGGTGCTGCAGGAAACCATCGACCGCTATCTCAACGAGGTCGGCGGTAATGCGCAAGAGATTTACGATACGGCCATGAGCCTCAAGGCAGAGTGCGCGGTGAGCGACGCCTGA
- the pcaG gene encoding protocatechuate 3,4-dioxygenase subunit alpha, with protein MKQPNTQPTSELMLRETASQTAGPYVHIGLAPAAAGNPERDEEIWNEMAGPNARGEHIEIVGTVIDGNNDLVRDAFLEAWQADADGHYQMDYDLRNDFNGFGRTATIAEQGGEWSFKTIKPGAVSHPNGQPMAPHINLAIFARGINIHLQTRLYFDDEVEANAACPVLSRVESDIRRQTLIARREERDGAVRYRFDIHLQGPGETVFFDF; from the coding sequence ATGAAACAGCCCAACACCCAGCCGACCAGCGAGCTGATGCTGCGCGAGACCGCCTCGCAAACCGCCGGGCCCTACGTCCATATCGGTCTGGCGCCGGCCGCCGCTGGTAATCCGGAACGCGACGAAGAGATCTGGAACGAGATGGCCGGGCCCAATGCCAGGGGTGAACATATCGAAATCGTCGGCACCGTCATCGACGGCAACAATGACCTGGTTCGCGACGCATTTCTGGAAGCCTGGCAGGCCGACGCCGATGGTCATTATCAAATGGATTACGATTTACGTAATGATTTTAACGGGTTTGGCCGTACCGCCACGATCGCCGAACAGGGCGGTGAGTGGTCGTTCAAGACCATCAAGCCCGGCGCAGTGAGCCACCCAAACGGCCAGCCGATGGCACCGCACATCAACCTGGCGATCTTCGCCCGCGGTATCAATATTCACCTGCAAACGCGCTTGTACTTCGACGATGAGGTTGAGGCCAACGCGGCCTGCCCGGTGCTCTCCCGCGTCGAGTCCGATATCCGCCGCCAGACGCTGATCGCCAGGCGCGAAGAGCGTGATGGCGCCGTCCGCTACCGCTTCGATATCCATCTGCAGGGGCCGGGCGAAACGGTCTTTTTCGATTTTTGA
- the pcaH gene encoding protocatechuate 3,4-dioxygenase subunit beta — protein sequence MTQHYNRFVTRDRTWHPPAYAPGYKTSVARSPQQALMSLQQPTASELTGPDFRHLRMGRFDNDLLMNFTQGEGLPQGERIIMYGRVVDQFGKPIPHTLVEMWQANAGGRYRHKKDAYLAPLDPHFGGVGRCLTDDQGFYRFRTIKPGPYPWPNDVNSWRPAHIHVSVMGPSISTRLITQMYFEGDPLIPLCPIVHTLKDPDAVETMVGRLDMAQSRPMDCLAYRFDIVVRGELQTYFENQ from the coding sequence ATGACCCAGCACTATAACCGCTTCGTGACCCGTGACCGCACCTGGCATCCCCCGGCCTATGCCCCCGGCTACAAGACATCGGTGGCGCGCTCGCCCCAGCAGGCGCTGATGAGCCTGCAACAGCCCACCGCCTCGGAGCTGACCGGACCGGACTTTCGCCACCTGCGCATGGGCCGTTTCGACAACGACCTGCTGATGAACTTCACCCAGGGCGAAGGTCTGCCCCAGGGCGAGCGAATCATCATGTACGGCCGCGTGGTCGATCAGTTCGGCAAGCCCATACCCCATACACTGGTGGAAATGTGGCAGGCCAACGCCGGCGGGCGCTACCGCCACAAAAAGGATGCCTACCTGGCGCCGCTGGACCCGCACTTCGGCGGCGTGGGGCGCTGTTTGACCGACGATCAGGGCTTTTATCGTTTTCGTACCATCAAGCCTGGCCCTTACCCCTGGCCCAACGACGTCAACAGCTGGCGCCCGGCGCACATTCACGTTTCCGTCATGGGGCCCTCGATCTCGACGCGCCTGATCACCCAGATGTATTTCGAAGGCGACCCGCTGATTCCCCTTTGCCCGATCGTGCATACGCTGAAAGACCCGGACGCCGTGGAGACGATGGTCGGGCGCCTGGATATGGCTCAGAGCCGGCCGATGGACTGCCTCGCGTATCGTTTCGATATCGTGGTGCGCGGTGAACTCCAAACCTATTTCGAAAACCAGTAA
- the pcaQ gene encoding pca operon transcription factor PcaQ, with product MLNARIKLRHLTAFLEVAKRRSFARAAEALSISQPGISKAIRELEEILETPLFERGPQGVSLSQAGLTLLRHAGPALRALDEGVGAIGDGHRGTRWLRVGALSTVESRLLPLAIQRFHAAPPPGIGEVCVSVVTGASAYLLSRLRLGELDMVVGRMTEAREIGDLYFEHLYYEPLVIVARRAHPLARVAPVAADQLVDYPWVLPPPQTTLRQQVDSFCVRHAITLPPLLLETLSLPVSHRYTLESDALWIAPREAVIGELDKGELVEVALPFEAHGGSVGVCTNASMKASMSRDAFCETLRQVAAQRIRPRS from the coding sequence ATGCTGAACGCCCGTATCAAACTGCGCCACCTGACGGCGTTTCTCGAAGTCGCCAAGCGGCGCAGTTTTGCTCGTGCCGCCGAGGCGCTTTCGATCAGCCAGCCAGGCATCTCCAAGGCGATTCGCGAGCTCGAAGAGATTCTCGAGACGCCGCTGTTCGAACGGGGGCCCCAGGGCGTATCGCTTAGCCAGGCGGGGCTGACACTACTGCGCCACGCCGGGCCCGCTCTGCGAGCGCTCGATGAAGGCGTGGGTGCCATTGGCGACGGTCATCGCGGTACGCGCTGGCTGCGGGTGGGGGCGCTCTCTACCGTCGAAAGCCGTTTGCTGCCGCTGGCGATCCAGCGCTTTCATGCCGCGCCACCGCCTGGCATCGGGGAGGTGTGCGTATCGGTCGTGACCGGGGCCAGCGCCTATCTGCTGTCGCGCCTGCGGTTGGGCGAGTTGGACATGGTGGTGGGCCGGATGACCGAGGCGCGGGAAATCGGCGATCTTTACTTCGAGCATCTCTACTACGAGCCACTGGTGATCGTTGCCCGCCGTGCTCATCCGTTGGCACGGGTGGCGCCGGTCGCCGCCGACCAACTCGTCGACTACCCCTGGGTGTTGCCGCCGCCCCAAACCACGCTGCGCCAGCAGGTGGACAGCTTCTGCGTGCGCCACGCCATCACGCTGCCGCCGCTGTTGCTTGAAACGCTGTCGCTGCCGGTCAGCCACCGCTATACGTTGGAAAGCGATGCGCTCTGGATCGCCCCGCGCGAGGCGGTGATCGGCGAGCTCGACAAGGGCGAACTCGTCGAGGTCGCGCTGCCTTTCGAGGCCCACGGCGGGTCGGTGGGGGTTTGCACCAACGCGAGCATGAAGGCCTCGATGAGCCGCGATGCGTTTTGCGAAACACTGCGTCAGGTCGCGGCACAGCGCATTCGACCAAGGTCTTAG
- a CDS encoding TRAP transporter substrate-binding protein, whose translation MKRAISQGLIVTLAATASLAAHAETLRLSHFWPSASAVHKEIFEVWADSVEEASQGELDVQIFPSGTLSKPDHAYQGAVDGISDIAASLQGYTSGRFPLSEIVQLPGISSSATQGSCILQTMFDEGLIDSEYEDVKVLFLFTTGPAYLHTRSTEIQSPSDLAGLRIRRPSDVAGEMLSSLGADPIGMPAPDIYTSLQRGVMDGLSFPWEAMRVFGINELVDYHLEVPYYSGAVMAVMNRDAFEALSDEARAVIDQHSGMAWSQVAGEVYHRLDAVGRDEALEQGDTIHTVEDPLGDPAWAGPLEEGTERYLTRLEERGLDNAREVHERALSLRDECGE comes from the coding sequence ATGAAACGCGCCATCTCACAAGGCCTCATCGTAACGCTGGCCGCCACCGCGTCGCTTGCCGCTCACGCCGAGACACTGCGCCTGTCTCACTTCTGGCCGTCGGCCTCCGCCGTTCACAAGGAGATCTTCGAGGTCTGGGCCGACAGCGTCGAAGAAGCCTCCCAGGGGGAGCTCGACGTTCAGATATTTCCCTCGGGTACGCTGAGCAAGCCCGATCACGCCTACCAGGGTGCGGTCGATGGCATTTCCGACATCGCCGCCTCGCTTCAGGGTTACACGTCCGGGCGCTTTCCACTCTCCGAGATCGTGCAACTACCGGGCATCTCCAGTAGTGCCACTCAAGGCTCCTGTATTCTGCAAACGATGTTCGACGAGGGGCTGATCGACAGCGAGTACGAGGACGTCAAGGTGTTGTTTTTATTCACCACGGGCCCGGCGTATCTGCATACGCGCAGCACCGAGATTCAGTCGCCGTCGGATCTGGCGGGGCTGCGCATTCGCCGCCCAAGCGACGTCGCCGGCGAAATGCTCTCGAGTTTGGGCGCCGACCCGATCGGCATGCCGGCGCCGGATATCTACACCTCGCTTCAGCGCGGCGTGATGGATGGTTTGAGCTTCCCCTGGGAGGCGATGCGCGTGTTTGGGATCAATGAGCTGGTCGACTATCATCTGGAAGTACCCTACTACTCTGGTGCGGTCATGGCGGTGATGAATCGCGATGCGTTTGAGGCGCTCTCCGACGAGGCGCGCGCGGTGATCGATCAGCACAGCGGCATGGCGTGGTCGCAGGTGGCTGGCGAGGTGTATCACCGCCTGGACGCGGTGGGGCGCGACGAAGCGCTGGAACAGGGCGACACCATCCATACCGTCGAGGACCCTCTCGGTGACCCGGCGTGGGCGGGCCCGCTGGAGGAGGGCACCGAGCGCTATCTGACGCGGCTCGAGGAGCGCGGGCTGGACAACGCTCGCGAGGTTCATGAGCGCGCGCTGAGCCTGCGTGACGAGTGCGGCGAGTAA
- the mdlC gene encoding benzoylformate decarboxylase: MPSVHAISYELLRRQGIAKIFGNPGSNELPFLKGMPADFEYILGLHEGVVTGMADGYALASGKPAFVNLHAAAGTGNAMGALTNAWYSHSPLVLTAGQQARSMIGVESMLANVDAPQLPRPLVKWSYEPACAEDTPRALSQAIHSANARPRGPVYVSIPHDDWQRETGDDARHLLARELHQAGAPQVAQVEQLALRLQSANNPVLVLGPEVDAEQANALAVALAERLKMPVWVAPSASRCPFPNRHPCFRGVLPAAIAGITEQLEGHDLVVVVGAPVFRYHKYAPGHYLPDGARLIHVTSDADEAARAPMGEAYVGSVHAMLEALLPHLQPSERPMPEALPAPGGVADEESRMAPANVFEAVNALAPKDAIYVKEATSTVEIFWERVEMRHPGSYFFPAAGGLGFGLPAAVGVQLARPERQVIALVGDGSANYAITALWSAAQYRVPVIFIILKNGTYGALRGFARHMQAEDAPGLDVPDIDFCALAKGYGVETVCASNRERLEAALTKGLAMDAPLLIEVPTLQT; encoded by the coding sequence ATGCCCAGCGTTCACGCGATTAGCTATGAACTCTTGCGCCGCCAAGGGATCGCCAAAATCTTTGGTAATCCAGGATCCAACGAGCTGCCGTTTCTCAAGGGTATGCCGGCGGATTTCGAGTACATTCTGGGCCTGCACGAAGGCGTGGTGACCGGCATGGCGGACGGCTACGCGCTGGCAAGTGGCAAGCCTGCCTTCGTCAATTTGCACGCGGCCGCGGGGACTGGCAACGCCATGGGAGCGCTGACCAACGCCTGGTACTCTCACTCGCCGCTGGTGCTCACCGCCGGGCAGCAGGCGCGTTCGATGATCGGCGTGGAGTCGATGCTCGCCAACGTCGACGCGCCGCAACTCCCCCGGCCACTGGTCAAGTGGAGCTATGAACCGGCCTGCGCGGAAGACACGCCTCGAGCGTTGAGCCAGGCGATTCACAGCGCGAACGCTCGGCCCCGGGGGCCGGTTTACGTCTCGATTCCCCACGACGACTGGCAGCGTGAGACCGGCGATGACGCCCGGCATCTGCTGGCGCGTGAGCTACATCAGGCCGGCGCACCGCAGGTGGCGCAGGTCGAGCAGTTGGCCCTGCGCCTTCAGTCAGCGAACAACCCGGTGTTGGTACTCGGCCCGGAGGTAGACGCCGAGCAGGCCAATGCCCTGGCCGTTGCGCTTGCCGAGCGTCTGAAAATGCCGGTGTGGGTGGCGCCGTCTGCGTCGCGCTGCCCGTTTCCCAATCGTCATCCCTGCTTTCGCGGCGTTCTGCCCGCGGCGATCGCCGGAATCACCGAGCAGCTCGAGGGTCATGATCTGGTCGTCGTCGTCGGCGCGCCGGTATTTCGCTATCACAAGTACGCGCCGGGGCATTACCTGCCGGATGGGGCCCGCCTGATACACGTTACCTCCGACGCGGACGAAGCCGCTCGGGCACCCATGGGCGAGGCATACGTAGGCAGTGTGCACGCGATGCTCGAGGCACTCTTGCCGCATTTGCAGCCCAGCGAGCGGCCAATGCCCGAGGCGCTGCCCGCGCCTGGCGGCGTTGCTGACGAAGAGAGCCGAATGGCGCCGGCCAACGTATTCGAGGCCGTGAACGCGCTGGCGCCAAAGGATGCCATCTACGTCAAGGAGGCCACCTCGACGGTAGAGATCTTCTGGGAGCGGGTCGAGATGCGCCATCCCGGCAGCTACTTCTTTCCCGCCGCCGGCGGGCTCGGGTTTGGTTTGCCGGCCGCGGTGGGGGTCCAGCTCGCCAGGCCCGAGCGTCAGGTGATCGCTCTGGTAGGGGATGGTTCTGCCAACTACGCCATTACGGCGCTCTGGAGCGCCGCGCAGTACCGCGTCCCGGTGATCTTCATCATCCTCAAAAACGGCACCTACGGCGCACTGCGCGGCTTTGCCAGGCACATGCAGGCGGAGGATGCGCCGGGGCTCGATGTACCCGATATCGACTTCTGCGCGCTGGCCAAAGGCTACGGCGTGGAGACCGTGTGCGCCAGCAATCGGGAGCGTCTGGAGGCCGCGCTGACGAAGGGCCTAGCCATGGATGCACCGTTACTGATCGAGGTGCCCACCCTGCAGACCTAG
- a CDS encoding LysR family transcriptional regulator produces the protein MAQVDLNLMRTLVMLYETGSVTQAAEQLHVTQPSISYALNRLRELFDDRLFVRTARGMEPTTVARQLYPSLKEALRQISDTIDGSRHFTPERCKLRFRLALTDLGEMSLLPAILKSFYAQAPQAELEVVPLEIDKAREWLTTGKVNAVICSRTLGGAGIDKHVLLEDRYVCLLDRQGGAVDDLSLERFIHGRHVSIASSSGHGLVEEVLTQRGIERKVSLSLSHFSVLPQVLQGSDLIAILPLQIAARFADARLKVHELPFTVPGFEVALHWHAQPRSAASQRWFCATVTDAVTAAQRA, from the coding sequence ATGGCGCAGGTCGATCTGAATCTGATGCGCACTCTGGTAATGCTGTATGAAACCGGCAGCGTGACCCAAGCCGCCGAGCAGCTTCACGTTACCCAGCCGTCGATCAGCTACGCCTTGAATCGGCTCCGCGAGCTGTTCGACGACCGGCTGTTCGTGCGCACCGCCCGGGGAATGGAGCCCACCACGGTGGCGCGCCAGCTCTATCCGTCGCTGAAAGAGGCCTTGCGACAGATCAGCGACACCATCGACGGCAGCCGTCACTTTACGCCCGAGCGCTGTAAGCTCCGCTTTCGCCTGGCGCTGACCGACCTGGGTGAAATGTCATTGCTGCCTGCCATTTTGAAATCATTCTACGCTCAGGCGCCCCAGGCTGAGCTCGAGGTCGTACCGCTGGAGATCGACAAGGCGCGAGAGTGGCTGACGACCGGGAAGGTCAATGCGGTGATCTGTAGCCGGACGCTCGGCGGCGCGGGTATCGACAAGCACGTGCTGCTTGAAGACCGCTATGTTTGCCTGCTCGACCGGCAAGGCGGCGCAGTCGACGACTTGAGCCTCGAGCGATTCATTCATGGCAGGCATGTATCGATCGCTTCCTCATCGGGCCACGGCCTGGTCGAAGAGGTGCTGACGCAGCGCGGCATCGAACGCAAGGTGAGCCTATCGCTTTCGCACTTCTCGGTGCTCCCTCAGGTCCTTCAGGGCAGCGACCTCATCGCGATCCTGCCGCTGCAGATCGCCGCACGTTTCGCGGATGCCAGGCTCAAGGTCCACGAACTGCCCTTCACGGTGCCAGGCTTCGAGGTGGCGCTGCACTGGCACGCTCAACCCCGTAGCGCGGCGTCCCAGCGCTGGTTCTGCGCGACCGTGACCGACGCCGTCACTGCCGCGCAGCGAGCGTAG